The Microbacterium oleivorans genome contains the following window.
ATCGCCGACATCGAGGCGGTGGATCCGCAGCCGGGCGAGGACGCCGTCCTCGCCGAGCGGGCCGAGCGGCTCGCGAACGTCGAGGGACTGCGCGAGGCCGCGGCCGTCGCGCACGATGCGCTCTCGAACGACGACGAGCTCCCGGACGCGGTCTCGCTGCTGGCCGAGGCTCGACGCGCGGTCGAGCGTGCCTCGACGAGCGACCCCGCGCTGGCGGCCTTCGTCGAACCGCTCGCCGACCTCGGCTACCGTGCGACCGACCTCGTGACCGGCCTCAGCGCCTACCTCGCCGACCTCGACGAGGGAGGACCGCAGGAGCTCGCGGCCGTCGAGGAGCGCCGCGCCGCGCTCGGGTCCCTGCTGCGCGTGCACGGCACCCTGGACGATGCCCTCGACCTGCTCCGGAGCGGATCGGCCCGCCTCGTCGAGCTCGACGACGACGGCGACCGCATCGAGAGGCTGCGGGCCGAGCGCGACGAGCTCACCGCGCGTGTCGATGCCGCCGCGGGCGAGCTGACCGCCGCCCGCGTGGCCGCCGCCGAGCGCCTGGGGTCCGCCGTCACGGCCGAGCTGCGCGAGCTGGCGCTCCCCGACGCGCGCCTCGTCGTCACCGTCGAACCCGGCGCGGCGTCGGCCGCGGGTCGCGACGACGTGACGATCATGCTCGCGCCGCATCCCGGTGCCGAGCCGCGGTCGGTGGCCAAGGGCGCGTCGGGCGGAGAGCTCAGTCGCGTCATGCTGGCGATCGAGGTCGTCATCGCCGCGACCGACCCGGTGCCGACGTTCGTCTTCGACGAGGTGGACGCCGGTATCGGCGGCGCCGCGGCCATCGAGGTCGGCCGCCGCCTGGCCCGGCTCGCCGAGAACAGTCAGGTCATCGTCGTGACGCACCTCGCGCAGGTCGCCGCCTTCGCCTCGAACCATCTGACGGTCGTGAAGTCCCACGACGGCTCGGTGACGGCCTCGAGCGTCCGGCGACTCGACGGCGGTGCACGCGAGGCGGAGATGGCGCGGCTGCTGTCGGGACTGCCCGATTCGGATGCCGCGATCGAGCACGCGCGCGAACTGCTGAGCCTCGCCCGCAGTTGACTGATAGATTAGAAGCCCGTGACGGACACTCATCGCGCGGCCTCTTCTCTCGACACCACCAAGCACATCTTCGTGACCGGCGGTGTCGTCTCCTCTCTCGGGAAGGGACTGACCGCCGCGAGCCTCGGCAATCTGCTCACCGCCCGCGGTCTGCGTGTCGTGATGCAGAAGCTCGACCCGTATCTGAACGTGGACCCGGGCACGATGAACCCGTTCCAGCACGGCGAGGTCTTCGTCACCGATGACGGCGCCGAGACCGATCTCGACATCGGCCACTACGAGCGCTTCCTCGACATCGAGCTCAGCCAGGCGGCCAACGTCACGACCGGCCAGATCTACTCCCAGGTCATCGCCAAGGAGCGTCGCGGCGAGTATCTCGGCGACACGGTGCAGGTGATCCCGCACATCACCGACGAGATCAAGCGCCGCATGCGCCTGCAGGCGACCGAGGACCCCCGCCCCGACGTGATCATCACCGAGGTGGGCGGCACGGTCGGCGACATCGAGTCGCAGCCCTTCCTCGAGGCGGCCCGGCAGCTGCGCCACGAGCTCGGGCGCGACAGCGTCTTCTTCGTCCACGTCTCGCTCGTGCCGTTCATGGGCGCCTCGGGCGAGCAGAAGACCAAGCCCACCCAGCACTCCGTCGCCGCCCTCCGCCAGGTCGGCATCCAGCCCGACGCGCTCGTGCTGCGCAGCGACCGGCCCGTCAGCGAGAGCAACCGCAACAAGATCGCGCTCATGTGCGACGTCGACGTCGAAGGTGTCGTGAACACGGTCGACCTGCCCAGCATCTACGACATCCCCTCGACGCTGAACGACCAGGGACTCGACGCCTACATCGCCCGTCGTCTGGGGCTGGCCGAGAAGGCCGACGAGGTCGACTGGACGCGCTGGAACAAGGTGCTCGACGCGGTCCACAACCCCAAGCACGAGGTGACGATCGGTCTCGTCGGCAAGTACATCGATCTGCCCGACGCCTACCTGTCGGTCACCGAGGCGCTGAAGGCCGGCGGGTTCGCGCAGGAGACGAAGGTCAACGTCACCTGGATCCCCTCCGATCTGTGCGAGACCCCCGCGGGCGCCGAGAAGGCGCTCGCCGCCGTCGACGGCATCGTGGTTCCCGGCGGGTTCGGCATCCGCGGCATCGAGGGCAAGCTCGGCGCGCTGAAGTTCGCGCGCGAGCAGGGCATCCCCACCCTGGGGATCTGCCTCGGCCTGCAGTGCATGGTCATCGAGTACGCGCGAAACGAGGCCGGGCTGACCGGCGCCTCCTCGAGCGAGTTCGACCCCGACACGGAGTTCCCCGTCATCGCGACGATGGCCGAGCAGGTCGACATCATCGCCGGCGGCGACCTGGGCGGCACGATGCGGCTCGGTCTTTACGAGGCCGAGCTGGCCGAGGGATCGCTCGCGGCCGAGGTGTACGGCGCGACGAAGGCCTCGGAGCGTCACCGTCACCGCTACGAGGTGAACAACCGCTACCGCGATCAGATCGCCGAGGCGGGCATGGTGTTCTCGGGCCTGTCGCCCGACCGCAACCTCGTCGAGTACGTCGAGCTGCCCCGCGACGTGCACCCGTACTACATCGCCACGCAGGCCCACCCCGAGCTTCGCTCCCGCCCCACCGAGGCGAACCCGCTGTTCCGCGGTCTCATCGCGGCGGCGCTGGACCGGCACCGCTCGAGCGAGCTGTTCGAGGTCGAGGATGCCTGAGCTGCGCGACGAGCCCGTCGAGCCCGATGTCGTCTCGAGCGAGCTGGTCTACTCCGGCCGCGTCTGGGACGTCCGCAGTGAGACGGTGCGGTTCGGCGACGGTGAGATCACGCGCCAGTTCGTGGACCACCCCGGTGCCGCGGCGGTGGTGGCGATCGACGACGAGCAGCGCGTCGTGCTCATCCAGCAGTACCGCCACCCGATCCGGCATCGCGACTGGGAGATCCCGGCCGGACTCCTGGACGTCGCCGGCGAGCCCCCCATCGAGACCGCGCGTCGCGAGCTCGCGGAAGAGGTCGACCTGGTCGCCGAGACCCTGGAGCCGCTCGTGAGCATCTTCACGACGCCGGGCGGGAACGACGAGGTCATCCACGTCTTCCTCGCGCGCGGACTCAGCCCGGCCCCGAGCGCCTACGAGCGCGAGGACGAAGAGGCCGACATGCGCGTGGAGCGTGTGCCGCTGGCGGATGCGGTGGACGGCGTGCTCGCGGGCCGGTTCCGCAACGGCATCCTCGCCACCGGAGTGCTCGCCGCCGCCGAACGGCTGCGCCGGGGCTGACGTGCGACTCGACCGAGCCGTCGCGGCGTACCTGCGCCACATCTCGGTCGAGCGGGGCCTGTCGGCGCACACCGTGGCCGCGTACCGGCGTGATCTCGACGCCTACACGTCGTGGCTGGCGCAGCGCGGAATCGACGATGTCACCGCGGTGACCGCGGAGGTCGTCGCGCGTTTCGCCGAGGATGCCGCGTCGGCCGATCCACCGCCGGCGGCGACGTCGATCGCGCGGCTGCAGTCGTCGTTGCGCGGGCTGCACCGCTTCCTCGCACGTGAGGGGCTCGTCCCGGACGATCCGACGCAGCGCCTGACACCTCCGAAGACGCCGCGCCGGCTGCCGAAGGCGCTGACGATCGACCAGGTGGAGCGCCTCCTGGATGCCGCGGGCCCGGCCCCCGGCGACACGGCCGAGACCGACCTGGGCGGCCTCCGCGACCGAGCGCTGCTCGAACTGCTGTACGCGACGGGGGCCCGCGTCTCGGAGATCGTGCAGCTCGATGTCGACGACCTGGCCCGCGGCGATGTGCTGCGGGTGCGCGGAAAGGGTGCGAAGGAGCGCGTCGTGCCGGTGGGGTCGTACGCGCGGGCCTCGGTCGACGCGTACCTCGCCCGTGCCCGCCCGGAGCTCTCGCGGCGGGGGAGGGCGACGCCGCGGCTCTTCCTCGGGCTGCGCGGGGCGCCGCTGTCGAGACAGAGCGCATGGCTGGTCATCCAACAGGCGGCCGAGCGCGCGGGCCTGACCGCACACGTATCGCCCCACACGCTGCGGCACTCCTTCGCCACCCATCTGCTGCAGGGCGGCGCGGACGTCCGCGTCGTGCAGGAGCTCCTCGGCCACGCCTCGGTCGCGACGACGCAGATCTACACCCACGTCACGGTCGACGCGCTGCGCGAGATCTACGCCACCTCGCATCCCCGCGCCCGCTGAGCGGGGCACGAGCCCCCGAGTCGGGCCTGGGCCCGCGGGGTCCGCCGCCGAGCCGGTCGATTTCTCCCGGCCCCGGACCCCGCCGCCCGCGACCGCGCCGCCGGATGATGGCGGCATGTCCACCGCATCCGTCGCCCCCGGGCGCGCCGTCGCGCCCGGGCACGCCGTCGCGCCCGGAACGGCCGTCGCGATCGTGTGGGTCGTGGCGGGCGTCGTCGGGTGGGTGGTGTCGTTTCTGCTCTACCACGAGT
Protein-coding sequences here:
- a CDS encoding CTP synthase → MTDTHRAASSLDTTKHIFVTGGVVSSLGKGLTAASLGNLLTARGLRVVMQKLDPYLNVDPGTMNPFQHGEVFVTDDGAETDLDIGHYERFLDIELSQAANVTTGQIYSQVIAKERRGEYLGDTVQVIPHITDEIKRRMRLQATEDPRPDVIITEVGGTVGDIESQPFLEAARQLRHELGRDSVFFVHVSLVPFMGASGEQKTKPTQHSVAALRQVGIQPDALVLRSDRPVSESNRNKIALMCDVDVEGVVNTVDLPSIYDIPSTLNDQGLDAYIARRLGLAEKADEVDWTRWNKVLDAVHNPKHEVTIGLVGKYIDLPDAYLSVTEALKAGGFAQETKVNVTWIPSDLCETPAGAEKALAAVDGIVVPGGFGIRGIEGKLGALKFAREQGIPTLGICLGLQCMVIEYARNEAGLTGASSSEFDPDTEFPVIATMAEQVDIIAGGDLGGTMRLGLYEAELAEGSLAAEVYGATKASERHRHRYEVNNRYRDQIAEAGMVFSGLSPDRNLVEYVELPRDVHPYYIATQAHPELRSRPTEANPLFRGLIAAALDRHRSSELFEVEDA
- the recN gene encoding DNA repair protein RecN — translated: MIEEMRLRGLGVIAEATLPMGPGFTAITGETGAGKTMVVTGLGLLLGQRADSGAVRAGTAQASVDGVWIVDENGPVAERVREAGGEVEPIGGGRAELYLGRVLSSEGRSRASVGGRPAPAAVLADLAEQLIVVHGQSDQLRLKSAVAQRDALDRFGGPDLVAVRARYREAYDSWRAVDAELAQLDADRESRRREADDLRARIADIEAVDPQPGEDAVLAERAERLANVEGLREAAAVAHDALSNDDELPDAVSLLAEARRAVERASTSDPALAAFVEPLADLGYRATDLVTGLSAYLADLDEGGPQELAAVEERRAALGSLLRVHGTLDDALDLLRSGSARLVELDDDGDRIERLRAERDELTARVDAAAGELTAARVAAAERLGSAVTAELRELALPDARLVVTVEPGAASAAGRDDVTIMLAPHPGAEPRSVAKGASGGELSRVMLAIEVVIAATDPVPTFVFDEVDAGIGGAAAIEVGRRLARLAENSQVIVVTHLAQVAAFASNHLTVVKSHDGSVTASSVRRLDGGAREAEMARLLSGLPDSDAAIEHARELLSLARS
- the xerD gene encoding site-specific tyrosine recombinase XerD, with translation MRLDRAVAAYLRHISVERGLSAHTVAAYRRDLDAYTSWLAQRGIDDVTAVTAEVVARFAEDAASADPPPAATSIARLQSSLRGLHRFLAREGLVPDDPTQRLTPPKTPRRLPKALTIDQVERLLDAAGPAPGDTAETDLGGLRDRALLELLYATGARVSEIVQLDVDDLARGDVLRVRGKGAKERVVPVGSYARASVDAYLARARPELSRRGRATPRLFLGLRGAPLSRQSAWLVIQQAAERAGLTAHVSPHTLRHSFATHLLQGGADVRVVQELLGHASVATTQIYTHVTVDALREIYATSHPRAR
- a CDS encoding NUDIX domain-containing protein; the protein is MPELRDEPVEPDVVSSELVYSGRVWDVRSETVRFGDGEITRQFVDHPGAAAVVAIDDEQRVVLIQQYRHPIRHRDWEIPAGLLDVAGEPPIETARRELAEEVDLVAETLEPLVSIFTTPGGNDEVIHVFLARGLSPAPSAYEREDEEADMRVERVPLADAVDGVLAGRFRNGILATGVLAAAERLRRG